Genomic segment of Cytobacillus suaedae:
CTAACAACATGTTATCCTTTTAATTACATCGGTCGTGCACCAGAAAGATATGTCGTTATTGCGGAGTTAACCTCACAAACCACTCCTAACGGTCATTCTAAAAAGTTTATAACAAGGCCTTGATTACTTTTAGTAGTTGTACAATAAGTCCCTAAAAATAAAGGAAGTGAGAAAAAGCGAATTGCTTTTCTCCACTTCCTTTTTATGTTGCACTTTAAATATAAAAGTCGCTGAGTTGATTGGAGGGGAAGGCACTTGACTCCTGCTCAGAAGTAGAGGAAAGGTCGAGACCCCACAGACGGAACGTCGAGGAGTGGGTTTTTTCACGACAGTGAAAATAACCATCCTTCCCCCGCGGAAAGCAAGTGCCTGGACCGGAAATCAACGGGACAATATTACTATTATAATTCAACCCTTAATTAGCTTAAAGGTATTTAGATTTATAAACTATTTATAGTGTAAGCGTTTAAAATAAATTTTTTAAGACAAGGAAAAGTTATTCCCCCTGTACATATAGTGTTAATAGGATAAATTTTATCCAGTAAAGTGAAAAAGGGGGAAGAAAATGGGGACCTTATTAATTATTGTTAATATTGCCTTTATGATTTTATTACTTTCTGGTCTTTATTTTATGCAGAAAAAGCACGTATCTTTTTCTAAGAGAGTCTTTTTAGCTCTAGGCTTAGGGATTGTCTATGGTTTTGTCCTGCAACTAATTTATGGTGCTGGTTCAGAAGTGCTAAATGGATCTATTCAATGGTTCAATATTGTAGGTACAGGTTATATAAAATTCCTTCAAATGATCGTAATGCCACTCGTATTCATCTCAATTATTGCTGCTTTTACGAGAATGAAGCTTTCTAATAATATTGGTAAAATAAGTGGAATGATTCTAAGTATATTAGTTGGTACAACTGCTATCGCTGCTGCGGTTGCAATAACGGTGACATTAGCATTTGGCTTGGAGGCTGTTGAGATTCCACAAGGTGAAGCTGAAACGTCACGTGGAGAGCAAATGGAACAAAGAGCAGCAGATGTTACAACCCGAACGCTTCCTCAACAAATACTTGATTTTCTACCTGCGAATCCATTTTTAGATTTCACAGGTGCTAGACCAACTTCTACAATTGCAGTCGTGATTTTTGCAGCCATTATCGGGATTGCATTCTTAGGAGTACGGAGAAAGAACCCAGAGCATGCTCAAACTTTCTCTAAACTAGTAGATACCTTTTATAGTATTGTAATGAGAGTCGTCACACTCATCCTAAGGCTGACTCCATATGGCGTTCTTGCAATTATGACAAGAGTTACGGCAACTAGTGATTATGACGCAATCATGAAGTTAGGAAAGTTCGTCATTGCCTCATATGTAGCATTGTTAATTGTCTTCATTATCCATTTAATTCTTATTGCTATCTCAGGATTAAATCCAGTAACCTATGTTAAAAAAGCCATACCTGTATTAACATTTGCGTTTACATCCCGTACAAGTGCTGGTGCATTACCATTAAATATTAAGACTCAAACTAGAGACCTAGGTGTATCAGATGGTATTGCTAACTTCTCAGGATCTTTCGGACTTTCAATTGGCCAAAATGGTTGTGCAGGTGTTTATCCAGCTATGCTGGCTGTCATGATTGCACCTACCGTTGGGATTAACCCTCTAAACCCTGGTTTTCTAGCAACACTAATCCTTGTTGTTGCTATTAGCTCCTTTGGAGTAGCAGGTGTAGGGGGAGGAGCTACTTTTGCAGCGATACTCGTATTATCTGCAATGGATTTACCAATAGCACTAGCAGGATTATTAATCTCAGTAGAACCACTAATTGATATGGGACGTACAGCTGTTAATGTAAGTGGTAGTATGACAGCAGGTGTTCTAACAGGCAGGATGACAGGTGAACTTGATACATCGATTTATGATGATACAAAAGAGCAACTTGAAGCATAAATGTGAAAAACCACAGAGTTTTCTACTCATGTGGTTTTTTTAACTTGCTTTTCTTAGGAAATACTTAATCTTATCAACCATTACATAAGTAGGGTTAGGTTTACTGTTGATTAACAGTATTAGCTGGATGAGTACAATAGGAAGACAGGTTTTCTTGTAAGCAAGATATTTTGGTTCCCAGCAACAAGCAAATTTACTTTTGAACGCTTTTAACCCTTTAAACTTGTAGATTGAGTTCCCATGAAGATAAGCTAATCTTAAAAGTTTTTCAAAATGAAATGGCGAGCAGCTTGTACCTACATTTGCTAATGGTGCCATGCCTAAGCTACAAACTTGATAATGATTTTCTTTTGCCCAATTGAAGATGTGCACGAATAGGACATCCATTGTACCGTTAGGACTATCTGTCGTTTTTCTCATCAAATCAATACTAATTGAGTTTTTATAATCTGTTGCTAAAGTAGCAAAGGCAACGATAGTACCTTGTCCATCACATAAAGTGGCTAGTGGAAACCGAGAAACATATTCTTCCGTAAATGAAACGACGGAGAAGCCTTTTTCCTTATTATCACCAAGCCATGAATCTGAAATTGTTTTTATATTAGAGATGAGCTTATTTGAATAAGGTGGGTGGATAACATGAAACGTAAATGAATCCCGAGAAAGTTTATTCATACTTGTTCGAAGTTTCCCGTTTTTCTTCCCCTCAAGTGTAAAATTGTTAAGGTTAACAAGACCTTCTTCTCCAAGTTTTAGAAATTGATAGCCCATATCTTGATATAAGGCCATGTTTTGAGTATTAACCTGGTAATAAACAGGTTTTAACCCTCGTTTTCTACTATATTCATCAAATTCCCTTATACCATCCTCAATAAATGAAGGATCACCAATTGGATCACCTAATACAATTAATTTGTTGGAAATTTTCTTATATGCAATTAAAACCTTTTGATTATTTGCCCAGTAAACTTCT
This window contains:
- a CDS encoding L-cystine transporter, with the translated sequence MGTLLIIVNIAFMILLLSGLYFMQKKHVSFSKRVFLALGLGIVYGFVLQLIYGAGSEVLNGSIQWFNIVGTGYIKFLQMIVMPLVFISIIAAFTRMKLSNNIGKISGMILSILVGTTAIAAAVAITVTLAFGLEAVEIPQGEAETSRGEQMEQRAADVTTRTLPQQILDFLPANPFLDFTGARPTSTIAVVIFAAIIGIAFLGVRRKNPEHAQTFSKLVDTFYSIVMRVVTLILRLTPYGVLAIMTRVTATSDYDAIMKLGKFVIASYVALLIVFIIHLILIAISGLNPVTYVKKAIPVLTFAFTSRTSAGALPLNIKTQTRDLGVSDGIANFSGSFGLSIGQNGCAGVYPAMLAVMIAPTVGINPLNPGFLATLILVVAISSFGVAGVGGGATFAAILVLSAMDLPIALAGLLISVEPLIDMGRTAVNVSGSMTAGVLTGRMTGELDTSIYDDTKEQLEA
- a CDS encoding DUF2156 domain-containing protein, with the translated sequence MFDTQFSFLDFSLLLFICLIMYFFKKQLFKIEVTTSHKELNMDQITSFLNKHGGSHLSHLIFLQDKEVYWANNQKVLIAYKKISNKLIVLGDPIGDPSFIEDGIREFDEYSRKRGLKPVYYQVNTQNMALYQDMGYQFLKLGEEGLVNLNNFTLEGKKNGKLRTSMNKLSRDSFTFHVIHPPYSNKLISNIKTISDSWLGDNKEKGFSVVSFTEEYVSRFPLATLCDGQGTIVAFATLATDYKNSISIDLMRKTTDSPNGTMDVLFVHIFNWAKENHYQVCSLGMAPLANVGTSCSPFHFEKLLRLAYLHGNSIYKFKGLKAFKSKFACCWEPKYLAYKKTCLPIVLIQLILLINSKPNPTYVMVDKIKYFLRKAS